A single Elaeis guineensis isolate ETL-2024a chromosome 15, EG11, whole genome shotgun sequence DNA region contains:
- the LOC105035329 gene encoding transcription factor MYB83 has product MMRKPDPPAKSNPTNNNSNGATKLRKGLWSPEEDDKLMSYMLNNGQGCWSDVARNAGLQRCGKSCRLRWINYLRPDLKRGAFSPKEEELILHLHSILGNRWSQIAARLPGRTDNEIKNFWNSTVKKRLKNSSSPSPNHSGSPEPKVGMVGLASLNEQEIKTMCMDSASSSSLMQGLSISNQYDLLPLPDVSSGMNGLGSRYFHQPASFPQVGFGNGYYGSHGMMMEGGLMGGGGCEIFIPPLESTSIEENGTSNNNARNISDPYHVHSSNNDVNKINSDNAVGSAIYWQGGNMKMEEWDFEDLMKDATSFPFLDFHAE; this is encoded by the exons ATGATGAGGAAGCCGGATCCTCCGGCAAAGAGCAATCCGACCAATAACAACAGTAATGGAGCCACTAAGCTAAGGAAAGGATTGTGGTCGCCGGAGGaggatgacaagctcatgagcTACATGCTTAACAATGGGCAGGGGTGTTGGAGCGATGTCGCCAGGAACGCAGGCCTACAGAGGTGTGGCAAGAGCTGCCGGCTCCGTTGGATAAATTACTTGAGGCCTGATCTCAAGCGTGGTGCTTTCTCGCCCAAAGAAGAGGAGCTTATCCTCCACCTGCATTCTATTCTTGGCAAtag GTGGTCTCAAATTGCAGCACGTTTGCCTGGTCGTACCGACAATGAAATAAAGAATTTTTGGAACTCCACCGTTAAAAAGAGGCTGAAGAACTCATCGTCGCCATCTCCAAACCACAGCGGCTCCCCTGAACCTAAGGTTGGCATGGTGGGCCTTGCAAGCTTAAACGAACAAGAAATCAAGACTATGTGCATGGATTCAGCGTCTTCATCATCACTTATGCAAGGTTTGTCAATCAGCAACCAGTACGATCTATTGCCTTTGCCTGATGTCAGTTCTGGCATGAATGGTCTAGGAAGCAGATACTTCCATCAACCCGCATCCTTCCCACAAGTTGGCTTCGGAAATGGGTATTATGGGAGCCATGGTATGATGATGGAGGGAGGCCTTATGGGAGGAGGAGGATGTGAGATCTTTATACCCCCTTTGGAGAGTACGAGTATAGAGGAGAATGGCACTAGCAATAATAATGCAAGAAACATAAGTGACCCCTACCACGTGCACAGCAGCAATAATGATGTGAATAAGATTAACAGTGATAATGCTGTTGGGAGTGCGATCTATTGGCAGGGTGGAAATATGAAGATGGAGGAGTGGGACTTTGAGGACTTGATGAAAGATGCgacttcttttcctttccttgatTTCCACGCCGAATGA